In the genome of Chryseobacterium arthrosphaerae, one region contains:
- a CDS encoding winged helix-turn-helix transcriptional regulator translates to MSKYSAQSEYELTDHGKSLKPLIMELMAWGELHREKITGK, encoded by the coding sequence ATCTCTAAATATTCTGCACAGTCAGAGTATGAGCTTACTGATCATGGGAAATCATTAAAACCGTTAATCATGGAATTGATGGCATGGGGTGAGTTACATAGAGAGAAAATCACCGGAAAATAG
- a CDS encoding outer membrane beta-barrel protein, which produces MKKILLAGAVALFGLSNAQIAKGTTYLSGSVGYSQVESNNGNDKKENFNVLPRVGYFVNTNLAIGLGLGYETEKTTKTTTTTLGNTTIVTENVNKTPAFVVEPFVRKYWTLSDKLYFFGQLAVPMKFGKTEDENSTVATSGNSVVTNSTSTEAKYTKIGVTVKPGLDYFLNKNWTIEATIGEFGYSNFKPKDGDATNNYNFGLNLASVTFGVKYVFAK; this is translated from the coding sequence ATGAAAAAAATATTATTAGCGGGTGCTGTTGCACTTTTTGGATTATCAAACGCTCAGATTGCTAAAGGAACTACATATTTATCAGGATCTGTTGGGTATTCTCAAGTAGAATCTAACAACGGTAACGATAAAAAAGAAAACTTCAACGTATTACCTAGAGTTGGTTATTTCGTTAACACAAACCTAGCAATTGGTTTAGGTCTTGGATACGAAACTGAAAAAACAACTAAAACTACTACAACTACATTAGGTAACACAACAATCGTAACTGAGAATGTAAACAAAACTCCTGCATTCGTAGTTGAGCCTTTCGTAAGAAAATACTGGACTTTATCTGACAAATTATATTTCTTCGGACAATTAGCTGTTCCAATGAAATTTGGTAAAACTGAAGATGAGAACAGTACTGTAGCTACTTCAGGTAACTCTGTAGTTACTAACTCTACTTCTACTGAAGCTAAATACACTAAAATCGGTGTTACTGTGAAGCCAGGTTTAGATTATTTCCTAAACAAAAACTGGACTATCGAAGCTACTATCGGTGAATTCGGTTATAGCAACTTCAAACCAAAAGATGGTGATGCTACAAACAACTATAACTTCGGTTTGAACTTAGCTTCTGTAACTTTCGGAGTTAAATATGTATTTGCAAAATAA
- a CDS encoding OmpW family outer membrane protein, with the protein MKKLLLAGAVALFGLSNAQMTKGDWVISGNTGMGFNNTTTTVKVGSNSVDGPKVNTFSVTPSVGYFVIDKLAVGIDLGYISTTTKYQGVKVANSTFSVMPTATYYFTNSSKLVPFLGAGIGYASDKTKYTFNGNINNEGFDPLLAQNTETTTDGLAWKVKGGVTYMATSSLGINLGVSYDQFSNKQTIMNTDVKTNVKTFGVNVGFSYFIKGKSQKSDK; encoded by the coding sequence ATGAAAAAACTATTATTAGCAGGCGCTGTGGCGCTTTTCGGGCTTTCTAATGCCCAAATGACTAAAGGAGACTGGGTGATCAGCGGAAACACAGGAATGGGCTTCAACAACACTACAACGACAGTAAAAGTAGGCAGTAATTCTGTTGACGGACCAAAAGTAAATACTTTTTCAGTTACTCCTTCCGTAGGATACTTTGTTATTGATAAATTAGCAGTGGGTATCGACCTGGGATATATTAGTACGACCACTAAATATCAGGGAGTAAAAGTGGCCAATTCCACATTCTCTGTAATGCCTACAGCTACTTATTATTTTACTAATTCCAGTAAGCTTGTACCGTTCTTAGGTGCAGGGATCGGATATGCTTCCGATAAGACTAAGTATACTTTTAACGGTAACATCAATAATGAAGGGTTTGATCCTTTATTAGCGCAGAATACAGAGACCACTACAGATGGTCTGGCGTGGAAAGTAAAAGGGGGAGTGACGTATATGGCTACTTCGTCTTTAGGGATCAATTTAGGGGTTTCTTATGACCAGTTTTCAAATAAACAGACGATCATGAATACAGATGTGAAGACGAACGTTAAGACTTTCGGAGTTAACGTTGGTTTCTCTTATTTCATTAAAGGGAAATCCCAGAAATCTGATAAGTAA
- the ffh gene encoding signal recognition particle protein, translating into MFNSLQDKLDKALHNISGRGKITEINVAETVKEIRRALVDADVNYKVAKDLTKRVQDKALGENVLTSLTPGQLMTKIVHDELVNLMGGSQEGINLSGKPSVILIAGLQGSGKTTFSGKLANYLQTKRNKKPLLVACDVYRPAAIDQLKVLGGQIKVPVYTEEGATNPSTIAENAINFAKANGHDVVIVDTAGRLAIDEQMMNEIKSVHYFIKPQETLFVVDSMTGQDAVNTAKAFNDALNFDGVVLTKLDGDTRGGAALTIRSVVEKPIKFISTGEKMEALDLFYPERMADRILGMGDVVSLVERAQEQFDEEEAKKLHKKIAKNEFGFDDFLKQINQIKKMGNMKDLMGMIPGVGKAIKDVEISDDAFKHIEAIIYSMTPEERRKPSIINTQRKNRIARGAGRKIEDVNQLMKQFDQMGKMMKMMQGPQGKQMMQMMSKMPNMPGMGGMFGK; encoded by the coding sequence ATGTTTAATAGTTTACAGGATAAATTAGACAAGGCATTACATAATATTTCCGGACGTGGAAAAATTACCGAAATCAATGTAGCGGAAACCGTAAAGGAGATCCGTAGAGCATTGGTAGATGCAGACGTTAACTATAAAGTTGCTAAGGATCTTACCAAAAGAGTTCAGGATAAGGCATTAGGCGAAAACGTTCTTACTTCCCTTACTCCGGGACAGCTGATGACGAAAATTGTTCACGATGAATTAGTGAATCTGATGGGAGGTTCTCAGGAAGGAATTAATCTTTCAGGAAAACCCTCTGTAATTCTTATCGCCGGTCTTCAGGGTTCGGGTAAAACGACTTTCTCCGGAAAGCTTGCCAATTATTTACAGACCAAAAGAAATAAAAAGCCATTACTGGTAGCGTGTGATGTTTACCGTCCTGCTGCAATCGACCAGCTGAAAGTATTGGGAGGACAGATCAAAGTTCCTGTCTATACTGAAGAAGGCGCAACCAACCCTTCTACTATTGCTGAAAATGCAATCAATTTTGCAAAAGCAAACGGTCACGATGTTGTCATTGTGGATACCGCAGGGCGTTTGGCAATCGATGAGCAGATGATGAACGAGATCAAATCTGTACATTACTTCATCAAGCCTCAGGAAACCCTTTTCGTAGTAGACTCCATGACAGGTCAGGATGCTGTGAATACCGCTAAAGCATTCAACGATGCCTTGAATTTTGACGGGGTTGTTTTAACCAAGTTGGATGGTGATACAAGAGGGGGTGCTGCATTAACGATCCGTTCTGTAGTTGAAAAGCCGATCAAATTCATCTCTACAGGAGAAAAAATGGAAGCACTGGATCTTTTCTATCCTGAAAGGATGGCAGACAGGATCCTGGGAATGGGAGACGTTGTTTCCTTAGTAGAAAGAGCTCAGGAGCAGTTTGACGAAGAAGAAGCTAAAAAACTTCACAAGAAAATCGCTAAAAACGAATTCGGTTTTGATGATTTCCTAAAGCAGATCAACCAGATCAAAAAGATGGGTAACATGAAAGATCTTATGGGAATGATTCCGGGGGTTGGAAAAGCCATCAAAGATGTAGAAATCAGTGATGATGCTTTCAAGCATATTGAAGCTATTATTTACTCGATGACGCCTGAAGAAAGAAGAAAGCCTTCTATCATCAATACACAGAGAAAAAACAGAATTGCAAGAGGTGCAGGGAGAAAGATTGAAGATGTCAACCAACTGATGAAACAATTCGATCAGATGGGTAAAATGATGAAAATGATGCAGGGACCTCAAGGGAAGCAGATGATGCAGATGATGAGCAAGATGCCGAATATGCCTGGAATGGGTGGAATGTTCGGAAAATAA
- a CDS encoding PhoH family protein, with protein sequence MFELTYDLEDIDAKIFYGVNNQYFNLIKSTFPTLKITGRDHFIFAMGNQEALDILKQKLDDILKFISKNNSIELKDVENILNIKDENEKQLIFDQDIIVKGVNGKIIKAKTTNLKKLVKETEKKDMVFAIGPAGTGKTYTSVALAARALRDKEVKRIILTRPAVEAGESLGFLPGDLKEKLDPYLQPLYDALRDMIPHEKLEGFTEKKVIEVAPLAFMRGRTLDDAFVILDEAQNTTHAQMKMFLTRMGMNAKFIITGDPSQIDLPKNQQSGLKEAMRILNGVKEIGFVHLTEEDVVRHPVVRKIILAYNDEEKRLRNE encoded by the coding sequence ATGTTTGAATTGACATATGATTTGGAAGATATTGATGCGAAAATCTTCTATGGAGTTAATAACCAATATTTCAACTTAATAAAATCAACCTTTCCCACTCTTAAAATTACAGGAAGAGATCATTTCATCTTTGCGATGGGAAATCAGGAAGCCCTGGATATACTGAAGCAGAAACTGGATGATATCTTAAAATTTATCTCTAAAAACAACTCGATAGAGCTGAAAGATGTAGAAAATATTCTGAATATTAAGGACGAAAATGAGAAACAGCTGATCTTCGACCAGGATATTATTGTAAAAGGAGTCAACGGAAAAATCATTAAAGCCAAAACCACCAATCTTAAAAAACTGGTAAAGGAAACGGAGAAAAAAGATATGGTTTTTGCCATTGGCCCTGCGGGAACGGGTAAAACTTACACCAGTGTTGCTTTGGCAGCAAGAGCTTTGAGAGATAAGGAGGTGAAAAGAATCATTCTTACAAGGCCTGCAGTGGAAGCAGGGGAAAGTCTTGGGTTTTTACCGGGAGATCTTAAAGAAAAGCTGGATCCGTATTTACAACCATTATACGATGCCCTTCGTGATATGATTCCTCATGAGAAGCTGGAAGGCTTTACGGAGAAGAAGGTTATTGAAGTGGCACCTTTGGCATTTATGAGAGGGCGTACCCTGGATGATGCTTTTGTAATTCTTGATGAAGCACAGAATACTACTCATGCCCAGATGAAAATGTTCCTGACAAGAATGGGGATGAATGCAAAGTTTATCATTACAGGTGACCCGAGCCAGATTGACCTTCCGAAAAATCAGCAGTCCGGACTGAAAGAGGCTATGAGGATTTTAAATGGAGTGAAGGAGATCGGGTTTGTACATCTTACAGAGGAGGATGTTGTGAGACACCCTGTTGTAAGAAAGATTATTCTTGCTTATAATGATGAAGAAAAGAGATTGAGAAACGAGTAA
- a CDS encoding SAM hydrolase/SAM-dependent halogenase family protein produces the protein MSIITLTSDFGNLDYRVAAVKGKILSLNPEVNIIDITHDIQAFNLIQTSYIVRNAYKYFPKGSIHILSVDSFYNKSRKNILYKADGSYFLAADNGLLSLIFFDIKPEAIYELTLNNRFDDVINFTSTDIFVPAAVHLANGGLPEVIGRKIDTAKQLMFPRAVYNESEGMIIGEVTYIDNFGNIISNINKDFFENISKGYNSFTIKFRNLSLSRIFSSHTEVVSDWERETEFHGQSAAIFNDSQLLELTIYKGSKKNGAKSLFGLNVGENIYIEFS, from the coding sequence ATGTCAATTATTACCCTTACTTCGGATTTCGGAAATTTAGATTACAGAGTTGCTGCTGTAAAGGGCAAAATCCTGTCTCTAAATCCTGAGGTTAATATTATTGATATAACCCACGATATCCAGGCATTCAACCTTATACAGACTTCGTATATCGTAAGAAATGCATACAAATATTTCCCGAAAGGCAGCATTCATATCCTTTCGGTAGACAGTTTTTACAACAAATCAAGAAAAAACATTCTTTACAAAGCAGACGGTTCCTACTTCCTGGCGGCAGACAACGGGCTTCTGAGCCTTATCTTTTTCGATATTAAACCTGAAGCGATCTATGAGCTCACACTGAATAACCGTTTTGATGACGTCATCAACTTTACTTCTACGGATATTTTTGTTCCGGCAGCGGTGCATCTTGCGAATGGCGGGCTCCCGGAAGTGATCGGAAGAAAAATAGATACGGCCAAGCAGCTGATGTTCCCGAGAGCGGTATATAACGAATCTGAGGGAATGATCATTGGTGAAGTTACTTACATTGATAATTTCGGAAATATAATCTCAAATATCAATAAAGATTTTTTTGAAAATATCAGCAAAGGATACAACAGTTTCACGATAAAATTCAGGAACCTGAGTCTTTCCAGGATCTTTTCAAGCCATACGGAAGTGGTTTCGGATTGGGAAAGGGAGACGGAATTCCATGGTCAGTCTGCAGCAATTTTCAATGACAGTCAGCTATTGGAGCTTACCATCTATAAAGGGAGCAAGAAAAACGGTGCTAAAAGCCTGTTTGGGTTGAATGTAGGCGAAAATATCTATATTGAATTCAGCTAA
- a CDS encoding dihydrolipoamide acetyltransferase family protein, giving the protein MAEYKLLLPSMGEGVMEATIITWLFNEGDNVKEDDSVVEIATDKVDSDVPTPVSGKIVKILKQKDEVAKVGEAIAILEIEGEGTASEEVQAETPAAAPDAETLKTIEQPLQQTIAANVEFSGDLYLSPLVKSIAQQENISEAELKSIKGSGLEGRITKEDILAYVANRGTQPTPQAAPVQAASTPQPAVSAPAATIPVSAGDEIIPMDRMRKIIAENMVKAKQIAPHVTSFIETDVTNVVKWRNKNKAVFEKREGEKLTFMPIFVKAVVKAIQDFPMINVSVNGENIIKKKNINIGMATALPDGNLIVPVIKNADQLSLSGLAKAINDLAYRARNKKLRPEDTQGATYTISNVGSFGNLMGTPIIPQPQVAILAIGAIVKKPAVLETADGDVIAIRNLMFMSHSYDHRVVDGSLGGMMLKHVHDYLENWDLNTEI; this is encoded by the coding sequence ATGGCAGAATACAAACTATTGCTTCCTTCCATGGGAGAAGGTGTTATGGAAGCGACTATTATCACTTGGTTATTCAATGAAGGTGATAACGTAAAAGAGGATGACTCCGTAGTAGAAATTGCAACAGATAAAGTAGATTCAGACGTACCGACACCGGTTTCGGGGAAAATTGTAAAAATTTTAAAGCAAAAAGATGAAGTTGCAAAAGTAGGCGAAGCCATTGCGATTTTAGAAATTGAAGGCGAAGGTACTGCTTCTGAGGAAGTACAGGCAGAAACACCTGCTGCAGCTCCGGATGCTGAAACATTAAAAACGATTGAGCAGCCTTTACAGCAGACAATTGCTGCAAACGTTGAATTCTCAGGGGATCTGTATCTGTCTCCACTTGTAAAATCAATTGCACAACAGGAAAATATTTCTGAAGCTGAACTGAAATCTATCAAAGGAAGCGGTTTGGAAGGAAGAATTACCAAAGAAGATATTCTGGCGTATGTAGCCAACAGAGGAACGCAGCCGACTCCACAAGCAGCTCCGGTACAGGCAGCCTCTACTCCACAACCGGCAGTATCTGCTCCGGCAGCTACGATCCCGGTAAGTGCAGGTGATGAGATCATTCCAATGGACAGAATGAGAAAGATCATCGCTGAAAATATGGTGAAAGCAAAACAAATTGCTCCACACGTAACCTCTTTCATCGAAACAGACGTTACCAACGTTGTAAAATGGAGAAACAAAAACAAGGCAGTCTTCGAAAAACGTGAAGGTGAAAAACTTACTTTCATGCCTATTTTTGTAAAAGCTGTAGTAAAAGCGATCCAGGATTTCCCAATGATCAATGTTTCTGTAAATGGTGAAAATATCATTAAAAAGAAAAACATCAATATTGGTATGGCCACTGCTCTGCCAGACGGAAACCTTATTGTTCCTGTTATCAAAAATGCTGATCAGCTGTCTCTTTCAGGTCTTGCAAAAGCCATCAACGATTTAGCTTACAGAGCAAGAAACAAGAAATTAAGACCGGAAGATACTCAGGGAGCAACTTATACGATCTCTAATGTGGGAAGTTTCGGAAACCTTATGGGAACTCCGATCATTCCTCAGCCTCAGGTTGCTATTTTAGCTATTGGAGCTATCGTTAAGAAACCTGCAGTTCTTGAAACAGCAGATGGAGACGTGATTGCTATCAGAAACTTAATGTTTATGTCCCACTCTTATGATCACAGAGTTGTAGACGGTTCTTTAGGAGGAATGATGCTGAAACATGTTCACGATTACCTTGAAAACTGGGATCTGAATACAGAAATATAA
- the atpB gene encoding F0F1 ATP synthase subunit A gives MNRKISSLFFAFLFVFISSLAAAQHETEGEKVAEKVEHKEAEGDFNATKVIMEHIGDSNEWHLWTSKDDSGEEHHVSIPLPVIIKDNQGWHTFLSSSIAHGHEHDGYTLEHGQVVSTKGVEKATLFSIISGKQKSNEVFFDLSITKNAASMFLSVIFMAVVFIGMARNYKKSQLPKGIGKVMEPVIVFIRDEVAIPNIGSVKYKRYMPYLLTAFFFIWINNLFGLIPFFPFGANLTGNIAITCVLAIITLLITLFSANKDYWKHIFMPPVPILLYPIMVPIEIIGIFTKPFALMMRLFANITAGHIMILAIISLIFIFKSPLLGFASVPLALFVSVLELLVAALQAYIFTVLSALFIGIAVAEHDHEHGHEEHAH, from the coding sequence ATGAACAGAAAAATTTCTTCGTTATTTTTCGCATTTTTGTTTGTGTTTATTAGCAGTTTAGCTGCTGCACAGCACGAAACTGAAGGGGAAAAAGTAGCTGAAAAAGTAGAGCATAAAGAAGCGGAAGGCGACTTTAATGCGACTAAAGTGATCATGGAGCACATCGGTGATTCTAATGAATGGCATTTATGGACTTCAAAAGATGACAGTGGTGAGGAGCACCACGTTTCTATCCCTTTGCCTGTTATTATTAAGGATAACCAGGGGTGGCATACTTTCCTTTCAAGCAGCATTGCTCACGGGCATGAACACGATGGGTATACTTTAGAACACGGACAGGTAGTTTCTACTAAAGGTGTTGAAAAAGCAACTTTATTTTCAATCATCAGCGGAAAGCAAAAATCAAACGAAGTGTTTTTTGACCTTTCAATAACGAAAAACGCAGCTTCAATGTTCTTGTCAGTAATTTTTATGGCAGTAGTGTTCATAGGAATGGCAAGAAATTACAAAAAATCACAACTTCCAAAAGGAATTGGAAAAGTAATGGAGCCGGTAATCGTATTCATCAGAGACGAAGTGGCTATCCCGAACATCGGATCAGTAAAGTATAAAAGATATATGCCTTATTTATTGACGGCGTTCTTCTTTATCTGGATCAATAACCTTTTCGGATTAATTCCTTTCTTTCCGTTCGGAGCTAACCTTACAGGTAACATCGCAATCACTTGCGTATTGGCAATCATTACATTATTAATTACATTATTCAGTGCGAATAAAGATTACTGGAAACACATCTTTATGCCGCCGGTTCCGATCTTATTGTACCCAATCATGGTTCCAATCGAGATTATCGGGATCTTTACAAAGCCTTTCGCTTTAATGATGCGACTTTTCGCTAACATCACTGCGGGACACATTATGATTCTGGCAATCATTTCATTGATCTTCATCTTCAAGTCTCCATTGTTAGGATTTGCATCTGTACCATTAGCATTATTCGTTTCAGTACTTGAGTTATTGGTAGCAGCACTGCAGGCTTATATCTTTACTGTATTATCCGCACTGTTTATCGGAATTGCAGTTGCAGAACACGACCATGAGCACGGTCACGAAGAACACGCTCACTAA
- a CDS encoding outer membrane beta-barrel protein — protein MKKLLLTGAIALFGLSNAQIAKGTTYLSGSVGYSREESDIKDYKQENFNVLPRIGYFVNTNLAIGLGLGYETEKTTTETSDSHTLTNKLNKKHAFVVEPFVRKYWTLSDKLYIFGQLAVPMRFGKTKDRTSYARISGYTYTTSETIESKYTEIGVTVKPGLDYFLNKNWTIEVTIGEFGYNNFKRDDSDRIVHAGDFKQKDGYTKSNYNFGLNLASVTFGVKYVFAK, from the coding sequence ATGAAAAAATTACTATTAACGGGTGCAATAGCCCTTTTTGGATTATCAAACGCTCAGATTGCTAAAGGAACGACATACTTATCAGGATCTGTTGGCTATTCTCGAGAAGAGAGTGATATCAAAGATTATAAACAAGAAAACTTTAATGTATTGCCTAGAATTGGATATTTCGTGAACACAAACCTAGCAATTGGATTAGGCCTTGGATACGAAACTGAAAAAACAACTACTGAAACTTCAGACTCACATACATTGACCAATAAATTAAATAAAAAACATGCATTTGTAGTTGAACCTTTTGTAAGAAAGTACTGGACTTTATCTGATAAGTTATATATATTCGGACAATTAGCGGTTCCAATGAGATTTGGAAAAACTAAAGATAGGACAAGTTATGCACGTATTTCTGGATATACTTATACTACCTCTGAAACTATTGAATCTAAATACACTGAAATTGGCGTTACTGTAAAGCCGGGCTTAGATTATTTCCTAAACAAAAACTGGACTATCGAAGTTACTATCGGTGAATTCGGTTATAACAATTTCAAGCGAGACGATAGTGATCGTATAGTTCACGCCGGCGACTTCAAACAAAAAGACGGTTATACTAAAAGCAACTATAACTTCGGTTTGAACTTAGCTTCTGTAACTTTCGGAGTTAAATATGTATTTGCAAAATAA
- a CDS encoding F0F1 ATP synthase subunit B, protein MGIIEPGIGLLFWMTLTFVILLFLLAKFAWKPIVNAVNERETSIVDALNQAKLAKKEMEDLKADNERIIREAKIERDAILKEAREIKDRIVGEAKDVAKAEGDKLIEAAKQTINAEKNAAMADIKTQIGALSVNIAESILKQKLDNTEAQNELVQNYINKSNLN, encoded by the coding sequence ATGGGAATTATTGAACCTGGAATTGGACTTTTGTTTTGGATGACCCTTACGTTTGTTATCCTATTGTTTCTTCTAGCTAAATTCGCTTGGAAACCAATCGTAAATGCTGTTAATGAAAGAGAAACTTCTATCGTTGATGCATTGAACCAAGCTAAATTGGCTAAAAAAGAGATGGAAGATCTTAAAGCTGACAACGAAAGAATCATTCGTGAAGCTAAAATCGAAAGAGACGCTATCCTTAAAGAAGCCAGAGAAATTAAAGACAGAATCGTGGGTGAAGCTAAAGATGTTGCTAAAGCAGAAGGAGACAAACTTATCGAAGCTGCTAAACAAACGATCAACGCTGAGAAAAATGCTGCCATGGCAGACATCAAAACTCAGATCGGCGCTTTATCTGTAAACATTGCAGAATCTATCTTGAAACAAAAGTTAGATAACACGGAAGCTCAAAACGAATTAGTTCAAAATTATATCAACAAATCTAACCTTAACTAA
- a CDS encoding porin family protein, which produces MKKLLLITATAVLGISANAQEFRFGPKAGFAMSTIKMDNKQDDLEARKMSPKYTFYIGGMAEYKFNDQFALQGEVLYSPLGAREKIDGVNAGGIFVGEQTKVTFGTLLVPVSAKYFITEGFSVAAGLNVGIILTAKQKTVLGSDFFDVEVEGEDTKDGDIKKDIKSLNLAPFLGVEYALENGLFFDARYSLGVSNLSNDNSGGTIKNSFAQVGVGFKFGGN; this is translated from the coding sequence ATGAAAAAACTTTTACTTATTACAGCGACCGCTGTATTGGGAATTTCTGCAAATGCCCAGGAATTCAGATTCGGACCTAAAGCAGGTTTTGCAATGTCTACCATCAAAATGGATAATAAACAGGATGATTTGGAAGCAAGAAAAATGAGTCCCAAGTATACGTTCTATATCGGTGGTATGGCAGAATACAAATTCAATGATCAATTTGCCCTTCAGGGGGAGGTTTTATATTCACCACTGGGAGCCAGAGAAAAGATAGATGGAGTGAATGCCGGAGGGATATTCGTTGGCGAACAGACCAAGGTGACGTTTGGGACACTTTTGGTGCCGGTTTCCGCAAAATATTTTATTACGGAAGGATTTTCCGTTGCTGCGGGTCTTAATGTAGGGATCATTCTTACTGCCAAGCAGAAAACCGTATTGGGATCAGATTTTTTTGATGTGGAAGTTGAAGGAGAGGACACAAAGGATGGCGATATCAAAAAAGATATCAAGTCACTGAATCTTGCTCCTTTCCTGGGGGTAGAATATGCTCTTGAGAATGGCCTTTTCTTTGATGCAAGATACAGTCTGGGAGTATCCAACCTTTCTAATGATAACAGTGGAGGGACGATAAAGAATAGTTTTGCTCAGGTTGGAGTAGGTTTCAAATTCGGAGGAAACTGA
- a CDS encoding ATP synthase F0 subunit C yields the protein MDLSTGVGLVYVGIGLAVLGVGLGIGKIGGHAMDAIARQPEQAGKIQGAMLIAAGLIEGAGLIAIIFGAFIK from the coding sequence ATGGATTTATCAACAGGAGTAGGTTTAGTTTACGTAGGTATCGGTTTAGCAGTACTAGGTGTAGGTCTAGGTATCGGTAAAATCGGTGGTCACGCTATGGACGCTATCGCTAGACAGCCAGAGCAAGCTGGTAAGATTCAGGGAGCAATGCTTATCGCTGCTGGTCTTATCGAAGGTGCTGGTCTTATCGCGATCATCTTTGGTGCTTTCATCAAGTAA
- a CDS encoding porin family protein, with protein MKKLLLTAAIAVLGISANAQEFKFGPKAGYSLSMLKATGEGHTYNFDAKSTFYVGAMAEYKFNDKFAVQGEVLYSPIGGKQEETVSYSMMGATVTGTEKSDWKIGTVQIPVSAKYYATENLAFAAGLNVGIITSAKIKVTADLTGSAGGQTVSDSTSETEDVKDHMNKLNLAPFVGAEYTLENGLFFDARYNLGVSNLMKKQDGENGTLKNSFIQVGVGFKFGGN; from the coding sequence ATGAAAAAACTTTTACTTACTGCAGCGATCGCTGTACTTGGGATTTCTGCAAACGCTCAGGAATTTAAATTTGGACCTAAAGCAGGTTATTCTTTATCAATGCTTAAAGCAACTGGTGAGGGTCATACTTACAATTTTGATGCAAAATCTACTTTTTATGTGGGGGCAATGGCTGAATATAAATTCAACGATAAGTTTGCTGTACAGGGAGAAGTATTATACTCTCCAATAGGAGGTAAACAAGAAGAAACTGTTTCTTATAGTATGATGGGAGCTACTGTTACAGGTACTGAAAAATCTGACTGGAAAATAGGAACTGTACAGATCCCTGTGAGTGCGAAATATTATGCTACAGAAAACTTAGCATTTGCAGCTGGTCTTAATGTGGGAATTATTACTTCTGCAAAAATAAAAGTAACAGCTGATTTAACAGGATCAGCAGGAGGGCAGACCGTTTCTGATTCTACAAGCGAAACAGAGGATGTGAAAGATCACATGAATAAACTGAATTTAGCTCCGTTTGTGGGTGCTGAATATACCCTTGAGAACGGATTGTTCTTTGATGCAAGATATAATTTAGGCGTTTCTAACCTGATGAAAAAACAGGATGGTGAAAACGGAACCCTTAAAAACAGCTTCATTCAGGTAGGGGTAGGTTTCAAATTCGGAGGAAACTAA